A window of Xiphophorus hellerii strain 12219 chromosome 19, Xiphophorus_hellerii-4.1, whole genome shotgun sequence contains these coding sequences:
- the plek2 gene encoding pleckstrin-2, protein MDTDNEVPVIREGFLVKRGHIVHNWKARWFALTPDKLLYYKYEGGKRDSCQRGKILLKDCLITCPFLEYENRPLAFKLQTKHGVDHFLEACSREERDEWAADIAAAVNKLQATDGGKLMSQKDSAESRLQNINLSKVLDSMYDVHSGIKLSNHVEQGSTYSNCFSGSAVVDWLVFMQLSLTRGEAVTLASALLEEGFLRTVGLRSVEALRTASLSEQFMDDSTALYSFPDSFKKRGSVKSERSRSALELSGKVVKRGYLLKQGHRRKNWKVRLFVLRSEPDFLHYYDPTKDDISPVGGFSLRGCLISSLDDNGVPSGVKGNIQGNLFKIITKSDIHYFIQAPTHQEKMNWIDAIREHT, encoded by the exons ATGGACACAGACAACGAAGTACCTGTGATAAGAGAGGGCTTCCTGGTGAAGAGG GGCCACATAGTTCACAACTGGAAGGCCCGCTGGTTCGCGCTGACGCCTGATAAGTTGCTGTACTACAAATACGAAGGAGGGAAACGGGATTCGTGTCAGAGAGGGAAAATCCTGCTGAAGGACTGCCTCATAACATGTCCGTTCCTGGAGTACGAAAATCGGCCG CTTGCATTCAAACTCCAGACCAAGCATGGAGTGGATCACTTTTTGGAAGCTTGCTCCAGAGAGGAGAGGGATGAGTGGGCTGCTGACATCGCCGCCGCGGTCAACAAGCTGCAGGCCACTGACGGCGGGAAGCTGATGAGCCAGAAAGATTCTGCCGAATCCCGCTTGCAAAACATCAACCTGAG CAAGGTGTTGGACTCCATGTATGATGTCCACAGTGGGATCAAGTTGAGCAACCATGTGGAGCAGGGAAGCACTTACAGCAACTGCTTTTCAG GTTCAGCGGTGGTGGACTGGCTGGTGTTCATGCAGCTCAGTCTGACCCGTGGGGAGGCCGTGACCTTGGCCTCCGCTCTGCTCGAGGAGGGCTTCCTGCGGACCGTCGGCCTGAGGAGCGTGGAGGCCCTTCGCACCGCCAGCCTCAGTGAGCAGTTCATGGACGACTCCACTGCCCTCTACAGCTTT CCTGACAGCTTCAAAAAGAGAGGCAGCGTGAAGTCAGAGAGGTCGCGGTCTGCACTGGAGCTGAGTGGCAAAGTCGTCAAAAGAGGATATCTGCTGAAACAG GGGCACAGAAGGAAAAACTGGAAGGTGCGACTGTTTGTGCTGCGTTCGGAGCCCGACTTCCTCCATTATTATGACCCCACCAAG GATGACATCAGCCCTGTTGGCGGCTTCTCCCTGCGCGGGTGTTTGATATCCTCTCTGGATGATAATGGAGTTCCTTCAG GAGTGAAGGGCAACATTCAAGGCAACCTGTTTAAAATCATCACAAAGTCGGACATTCACTACTTCATCCAGGCTCCGACTCACCAGGAGAAGATGAACTGGATAGACGCGATCAGAGAGCACACGTAG